From Actinomycetota bacterium, a single genomic window includes:
- a CDS encoding alanine racemase, whose protein sequence is MLYQTHARVHLGNIRANIEGIRKAVGENRKILIAVKANAYGHGAVEVSRMAERS, encoded by the coding sequence ATGCTGTATCAAACCCATGCCCGAGTGCATCTCGGGAACATTCGCGCCAATATCGAGGGCATCAGGAAGGCGGTCGGCGAGAATCGCAAGATCCTCATCGCCGTGAAAGCCAACGCCTACGGCCACGGCGCGGTGGAGGTTTCCCGGATGGCGGAGCGCTCGG